One genomic window of Providencia hangzhouensis includes the following:
- the lpxA gene encoding acyl-ACP--UDP-N-acetylglucosamine O-acyltransferase, with product MIDKTAYIHPSSIVEDGAIIGANVHIGPFCYIGANVEIGEGTELKSHVVVNGHTKIGRDNVIFQFASIGEINQDLKYQGEPTRVEIGDRNRIRESVTIHRGTVQDVGLTKVGNDNLLMVNVHIAHDCIIGNRCIIANNGTLGGHVTLGDYAIIGGMTAVHQFCKIGAHVMVGGCSGVAQDVPPYVIAQGNHATPFGLNLEGLKRRGFEKESLHAIRNAYKVLYRSGKSLEEAREEIAEAAKANEHVKVFSDFLEDSAQSKRGIIR from the coding sequence ATGATTGATAAAACAGCCTATATTCATCCATCCTCTATCGTAGAAGATGGAGCTATCATCGGTGCCAATGTTCATATTGGCCCTTTTTGTTATATTGGCGCGAATGTTGAAATTGGTGAAGGCACTGAACTGAAATCTCATGTTGTCGTTAATGGCCATACAAAAATTGGTCGTGACAATGTGATTTTCCAGTTCGCTTCCATTGGTGAGATTAATCAAGATCTAAAATACCAAGGCGAACCAACGCGAGTTGAAATCGGGGACAGAAACCGTATTCGTGAAAGCGTAACCATTCACCGTGGTACTGTTCAAGATGTTGGCCTGACAAAAGTGGGCAATGATAACTTACTGATGGTGAATGTGCATATTGCTCATGATTGTATCATTGGAAACCGTTGTATTATTGCAAATAACGGTACTCTAGGTGGTCATGTAACACTTGGTGATTATGCCATTATTGGTGGGATGACCGCAGTTCACCAGTTTTGTAAAATTGGTGCTCATGTTATGGTCGGTGGCTGCTCTGGTGTTGCACAAGATGTGCCGCCTTATGTCATTGCACAAGGTAACCACGCGACACCATTTGGTTTAAATCTTGAAGGTCTAAAACGCCGTGGTTTTGAAAAAGAATCACTACATGCTATTCGTAATGCATACAAGGTGTTATATCGTTCAGGTAAATCGTTAGAAGAAGCTCGTGAAGAAATCGCAGAAGCGGCAAAAGCGAATGAGCACGTTAAAGTGTTTAGTGATTTCTTAGAGGATTCAGCGCAGTCTAAACGTGGTATTATTCGTTAA
- the skp gene encoding molecular chaperone Skp has translation MKKLLCAAGVSIALAMSAGAYAEKIAIVNVGEIFQNMPAREAVAKQLESEFKSRATELQNLEKDLQTRVEKLRRDGATMKQSEREKLESELMTKRDQFAEKAQKFEEDNRRRQGEERTKILTRIQNSIKAVAAKEGYDVVIDANAVAYAKDSVDITSQVQKQVK, from the coding sequence GTGAAAAAATTGTTGTGTGCAGCGGGTGTGAGTATTGCTTTAGCAATGTCTGCGGGGGCTTATGCTGAGAAAATCGCTATCGTCAATGTTGGTGAAATTTTCCAAAATATGCCAGCGCGTGAAGCCGTTGCTAAACAGCTTGAAAGTGAATTCAAAAGTCGTGCGACTGAGTTACAAAATCTAGAAAAAGATTTGCAAACTCGTGTTGAAAAATTGCGTCGTGATGGTGCAACAATGAAACAAAGTGAGCGCGAAAAGCTTGAATCTGAACTCATGACTAAACGTGATCAATTCGCTGAAAAAGCTCAAAAATTTGAAGAAGACAACCGTCGTCGCCAAGGCGAAGAGCGTACTAAAATTTTAACTCGTATTCAGAACTCTATTAAGGCTGTTGCAGCTAAAGAAGGCTATGATGTCGTTATCGATGCAAATGCAGTTGCTTATGCAAAAGATAGCGTTGACATTACAAGTCAGGTTCAAAAACAGGTTAAATAA
- the rnhB gene encoding ribonuclease HII produces MEFIYPKANLIAGVDEVGRGPLVGAVVTAAVILDPNNPIIGLADSKKLTEKKREKLFDEIQEKALCWCIGRAEPEEIDNINILHATMLAMQRAVAGLSIIPEYVLIDGNRCPELPMPSQAVIKGDSLVQEISAASILAKVIRDREMVELDKAFPEYGFAKHKGYPTAYHLEKLAQYGATEFHRKSFAPVRRALDSNK; encoded by the coding sequence ATGGAATTTATCTATCCAAAAGCAAATTTAATCGCGGGTGTTGACGAAGTGGGTCGAGGCCCATTAGTCGGAGCTGTAGTGACAGCAGCGGTGATTCTTGATCCCAATAACCCTATTATAGGGTTGGCAGACTCAAAAAAACTCACCGAAAAAAAACGTGAGAAATTATTTGATGAAATTCAAGAAAAAGCATTGTGTTGGTGTATTGGTCGCGCAGAACCAGAAGAAATTGATAATATAAATATATTACATGCAACTATGTTAGCTATGCAGCGCGCTGTTGCCGGTTTATCCATTATTCCTGAGTATGTTTTAATTGATGGTAACCGTTGTCCTGAATTGCCAATGCCTTCACAAGCAGTAATTAAGGGCGACAGCCTAGTACAAGAAATTAGCGCAGCATCCATTTTAGCTAAAGTGATTAGGGATAGGGAAATGGTTGAGTTGGACAAAGCTTTTCCTGAATATGGTTTTGCGAAGCATAAAGGCTACCCAACCGCGTATCATTTAGAAAAATTGGCGCAGTATGGTGCAACCGAATTCCATCGTAAAAGCTTTGCTCCTGTGAGAAGAGCTTTAGACAGCAATAAGTAG
- the fabZ gene encoding 3-hydroxyacyl-ACP dehydratase FabZ: MSDNHTLNIEEILELLPHRYPFLLVDRVLDFEKGKSLRAVKNVSFNEPFFQGHFPSKPIFPGVLILEAMAQATGILAFKSVGKLEPGELYYFAAIDNARFKRPVLPGDQMVLEVEFIKERRGVARFKGVAKVDGEVACEAEMMCARRREV; the protein is encoded by the coding sequence ATGAGTGATAATCATACTCTGAATATAGAAGAAATCTTAGAACTGCTTCCGCACCGTTACCCATTCCTTCTGGTTGACCGTGTATTGGATTTTGAAAAAGGCAAATCATTACGTGCAGTGAAAAATGTGTCATTTAACGAGCCATTTTTCCAAGGACACTTCCCTAGTAAACCTATTTTCCCTGGTGTATTGATTTTAGAAGCCATGGCGCAAGCGACAGGAATTCTTGCGTTTAAAAGCGTTGGAAAATTAGAGCCGGGTGAGTTGTACTATTTTGCAGCGATAGACAATGCGCGTTTTAAACGTCCCGTTCTACCAGGAGACCAAATGGTCTTAGAAGTAGAATTTATCAAAGAACGTCGCGGAGTTGCACGTTTTAAAGGTGTTGCTAAAGTTGATGGAGAAGTGGCCTGCGAAGCAGAAATGATGTGCGCCCGTCGTCGTGAGGTCTGA
- the dnaE gene encoding DNA polymerase III subunit alpha — translation MASPRFIHLRVHSDYSMIDGLAKTGPLVKKVASMGMPAFAITDFTNLCGLVRFYGAAHGAGIKPIIGADFYVESELLGDEISHLTVLARNNEGYQNLTLLISEAYQKGYGAVGPTIKREWLAKHKDGLILLSGGRKGDVGQFLLRGNQSLVDECLAFYETHFPDSYYLELVRTGRPDEESYLHAAVELATKKGLPVVATNDVCFIESSDFDAHEIRVAIHDGFTLADPKRPKNYSPQQYLRSEEEMCELFADIPEALENSVEIAKRCNVTIRLGEYFLPQFPTGDMKTEDFLVMRSKEGLEERLEFLFPDEKIRAERRPEYDERLDIELNVINQMGFPGYFLIVMEFIQWSKDNGVPVGPGRGSGAGSLVAYALKITDLDPLEFDLLFERFLNPERVSMPDFDVDFCMEKRDQVIDHVAQMYGRDAVSQIITFGTMAAKAVIRDVGRVLGHPYGFVDRISKLVPPDPGMTLEKAFEAEPQLPEIYEADEEVKALIDMARKLEGVTRNAGKHAGGVVIAPTKITDFAPLYCDAEGNNPVTQFDKNDVEYAGLVKFDFLGLRTLTIINWALEMINARRAKKNLEPVDIAAIPLHDQKSFDMLQRSETTAVFQLESRGMKDLIKRLRPDCFEDMIALVALFRPGPLQSGMVDNFIDRKHGREEISYPDVQWQHESLKPVLEPTYGIILYQEQVMQIAQVLAGYTLGGADMLRRAMGKKKPEEMAKQRSVFEEGAIKNGVDGELSMKIFDLVEKFAGYGFNKSHSAAYALVSYQTLWLKAHYPAEFMAAVMTADMDNTEKVVGLVDECWRMGLKVLPPDINSGLYHFHVNDEGEIVYGIGAIKGVGEGPIEAIVEARQQGGIFKEIFDLCARVDIKKINRRVMEKLIMAGAFDRLGPHRAALMSSLEDALKAADQHAKAEAIGQADMFGVLAEAPEQVESSYASVPKWPEQVVLDGERETLGLYLTGHPITRYLSEIERYTNGLRLKDVNPTPRGQVTTVVGLVLSAKVITTKRGNRIGICTLDDRSGRLDIMLFSDALDKYQHMLEKDNILIATGQVSFDDFNGGNKMTVRELMDISEAREKYARGLAISLSDKQINDQLLNRLRSTLEPHRSGTIPVHLYYQKDDARAKLKFGVVWRVTPVDPLLNDLRTLLGSEQVELEFD, via the coding sequence ATGGCATCACCTCGTTTTATTCATTTACGTGTTCACAGTGACTATTCCATGATTGATGGGCTAGCCAAAACAGGGCCACTGGTTAAAAAAGTGGCTTCAATGGGTATGCCTGCATTCGCGATCACCGATTTTACTAACCTTTGCGGGTTAGTCCGGTTTTATGGTGCAGCGCATGGTGCAGGAATCAAACCCATTATTGGCGCTGATTTTTATGTGGAAAGTGAATTATTAGGTGATGAAATATCTCACCTAACTGTTTTAGCACGTAATAATGAAGGCTATCAAAACCTTACCTTACTAATTTCTGAAGCATACCAAAAGGGCTATGGTGCGGTTGGGCCAACGATAAAACGAGAATGGCTGGCCAAGCACAAAGACGGCTTGATTCTGCTGTCCGGTGGCCGTAAAGGGGATGTCGGGCAATTTCTATTAAGGGGAAACCAATCCTTAGTGGATGAGTGCCTTGCATTCTATGAAACTCATTTCCCAGATAGCTACTATTTAGAGTTAGTCAGAACAGGCCGGCCTGATGAAGAAAGTTATCTACATGCGGCTGTCGAGTTAGCGACTAAAAAAGGCCTACCTGTCGTTGCAACGAATGATGTTTGTTTCATTGAAAGTAGTGATTTTGACGCTCATGAAATACGTGTTGCTATCCATGATGGTTTTACATTAGCAGATCCAAAAAGGCCTAAAAATTATAGCCCTCAGCAATATTTACGTTCCGAAGAAGAGATGTGTGAGCTGTTTGCTGACATCCCTGAAGCGCTAGAAAACAGTGTAGAGATTGCTAAGCGTTGTAATGTGACGATCCGTTTAGGTGAATACTTCTTACCTCAATTCCCAACAGGGGATATGAAAACAGAAGACTTTTTAGTTATGCGCTCTAAAGAAGGGCTCGAAGAGCGTTTAGAATTTCTGTTTCCTGATGAAAAAATCAGGGCAGAAAGACGTCCTGAGTATGATGAACGTTTAGATATCGAACTCAACGTAATCAACCAAATGGGTTTCCCTGGCTACTTCTTGATAGTTATGGAGTTTATCCAATGGTCGAAGGATAACGGCGTACCCGTTGGGCCTGGACGAGGTTCGGGGGCAGGTTCCCTTGTTGCCTACGCACTCAAAATTACTGACCTTGACCCGTTGGAGTTCGATTTACTATTTGAGCGTTTCTTGAACCCTGAGCGTGTTTCGATGCCTGACTTTGACGTCGATTTCTGCATGGAAAAACGCGACCAAGTCATTGATCACGTAGCCCAAATGTATGGGCGTGATGCCGTTTCACAAATCATTACCTTTGGTACGATGGCGGCAAAAGCGGTTATCCGCGACGTGGGGCGTGTACTTGGGCACCCATATGGTTTTGTTGATAGAATTTCTAAATTAGTGCCGCCAGATCCCGGTATGACACTAGAAAAAGCATTCGAAGCAGAGCCACAGCTCCCTGAAATTTATGAAGCTGATGAAGAGGTTAAAGCGCTTATCGATATGGCGCGTAAACTCGAAGGGGTCACTCGAAATGCCGGTAAACATGCGGGTGGGGTGGTTATCGCTCCAACTAAAATTACTGACTTTGCGCCACTGTATTGTGATGCGGAAGGTAATAACCCCGTCACGCAATTCGATAAAAACGATGTCGAATATGCAGGGCTAGTGAAGTTTGACTTCCTCGGCTTACGGACGTTGACGATCATTAACTGGGCGTTGGAAATGATCAACGCGCGCCGTGCTAAGAAAAACTTAGAGCCGGTTGATATTGCGGCGATTCCGCTGCACGATCAAAAAAGCTTTGATATGCTGCAGCGCTCAGAAACCACGGCAGTATTCCAGTTGGAATCCCGTGGAATGAAGGACTTAATTAAGCGATTACGTCCCGACTGCTTTGAGGATATGATCGCTCTGGTAGCATTATTCCGCCCCGGGCCATTACAATCAGGCATGGTAGATAACTTTATTGACCGTAAGCATGGTCGTGAAGAAATTTCGTATCCAGATGTACAATGGCAACATGAATCATTAAAACCTGTTCTAGAGCCCACATATGGTATTATTTTATACCAAGAACAGGTTATGCAAATTGCTCAGGTTTTAGCCGGTTACACGCTTGGCGGTGCAGATATGCTGCGTCGTGCGATGGGGAAAAAGAAACCTGAAGAAATGGCGAAGCAGCGTTCTGTTTTTGAAGAAGGAGCAATCAAAAACGGGGTAGACGGCGAGTTATCAATGAAAATCTTTGACTTGGTAGAGAAATTTGCCGGTTATGGGTTTAATAAATCGCACTCAGCAGCTTATGCTTTGGTTTCTTATCAAACATTATGGTTAAAAGCTCACTATCCCGCTGAATTTATGGCTGCTGTAATGACCGCTGATATGGACAACACGGAAAAAGTGGTCGGTTTAGTTGATGAATGTTGGCGAATGGGCTTAAAAGTATTGCCACCAGATATCAATAGTGGGCTTTATCACTTCCATGTGAATGATGAAGGTGAGATAGTTTACGGTATTGGTGCAATTAAAGGGGTCGGTGAAGGCCCGATTGAGGCGATTGTTGAAGCGCGTCAACAAGGCGGGATATTTAAAGAGATTTTTGACCTTTGTGCGCGAGTCGATATTAAAAAAATTAATCGTCGTGTGATGGAAAAGCTTATCATGGCAGGGGCATTTGACCGATTAGGCCCTCACCGTGCGGCATTGATGTCTTCCCTTGAAGATGCATTAAAAGCGGCTGACCAACACGCTAAAGCAGAGGCAATAGGCCAAGCAGATATGTTTGGTGTATTAGCGGAAGCACCTGAACAAGTTGAAAGTTCATACGCCAGTGTGCCTAAATGGCCAGAGCAGGTGGTATTGGATGGTGAACGCGAAACGCTTGGTTTATATTTAACAGGGCATCCAATAACGCGATACTTGAGCGAAATAGAGCGCTATACTAATGGGCTTAGATTAAAAGATGTGAACCCCACCCCTCGTGGTCAAGTGACAACTGTGGTAGGTTTAGTACTTTCAGCTAAAGTCATTACAACCAAGCGTGGAAATAGAATAGGTATTTGTACGCTTGATGATCGTTCCGGTCGTCTGGATATTATGTTATTTTCAGATGCACTCGATAAATACCAACATATGTTGGAAAAAGACAATATCCTGATAGCCACCGGTCAGGTCAGCTTTGATGATTTCAATGGTGGTAATAAAATGACAGTGCGTGAGTTAATGGATATTAGTGAAGCAAGGGAGAAATATGCACGAGGACTTGCAATTTCACTGTCAGATAAACAAATTAACGATCAATTGCTGAACCGGCTTCGCAGTACTCTTGAACCTCATCGTTCAGGAACGATCCCGGTTCATCTGTATTACCAGAAGGATGATGCCAGAGCCAAGCTTAAATTTGGTGTTGTTTGGCGTGTGACGCCAGTGGATCCCCTTCTGAACGATCTTCGAACTCTGCTGGGTAGTGAGCAGGTAGAATTAGAATTTGACTAA
- the accA gene encoding acetyl-CoA carboxylase carboxyl transferase subunit alpha produces the protein MSLDFLDFEQPIAELEAKIDSLTAVSRQDNNLEVNLDEEVARLREKSVELTRKIFSDLGAWQIAKLARHPRRPYTLDYISRIFTDFQELAGDRAYADDKAIVGGMARLDGRPVMIIGHQKGRETKEKIRRNFGMPAPEGYRKALRLMELAERFNLPIITFIDTPGAYPGVGAEERGQSEAIARNLREMSRLSVPVICTVIGEGGSGGALAIGVGDKVNMLQYSTYSVISPEGCASILWKSADKAPLAAEAMGITAPRLKELKLIDNVIPEPLGGAHRNYDEIAEQLKARLNEDLNELDALDAEALKNRRYQRLMDYGYC, from the coding sequence ATGAGTCTGGATTTTCTTGATTTTGAACAGCCAATCGCGGAATTAGAGGCGAAAATTGATTCTCTAACAGCGGTTAGCCGTCAAGATAACAACTTAGAAGTCAACCTAGATGAAGAGGTTGCTCGTTTACGTGAAAAAAGTGTTGAACTGACACGTAAAATTTTCTCTGATCTAGGAGCTTGGCAAATCGCTAAACTCGCTCGTCATCCACGTCGTCCATATACATTGGATTATATTTCTCGCATTTTTACTGATTTCCAAGAATTAGCAGGTGATCGTGCTTATGCAGATGATAAAGCCATTGTGGGTGGAATGGCGCGTTTAGATGGTCGCCCAGTTATGATTATTGGGCATCAGAAAGGGCGTGAGACAAAAGAAAAAATCCGTCGTAATTTTGGTATGCCAGCCCCAGAAGGTTACCGTAAGGCATTGCGTCTGATGGAACTGGCTGAGCGTTTTAACTTGCCTATTATTACCTTTATTGATACTCCTGGGGCTTATCCGGGCGTTGGTGCTGAAGAGCGTGGTCAGTCAGAGGCTATCGCACGTAATTTACGTGAAATGTCACGTTTATCTGTCCCAGTCATTTGTACTGTTATTGGTGAAGGTGGCTCTGGCGGTGCTCTTGCCATCGGTGTTGGTGATAAAGTCAATATGCTGCAATACAGTACTTATTCTGTTATTTCACCAGAAGGCTGTGCTTCTATTCTATGGAAAAGTGCAGATAAAGCACCACTAGCAGCAGAGGCGATGGGGATTACGGCTCCACGTCTTAAAGAACTGAAATTAATTGATAATGTTATTCCTGAGCCATTAGGCGGTGCACATCGTAATTATGATGAAATTGCGGAACAGCTAAAAGCACGCCTGAATGAGGACTTAAACGAATTAGATGCATTAGATGCCGAAGCGTTGAAAAACCGCCGCTATCAGCGTCTGATGGACTATGGTTATTGCTAA
- the lpxD gene encoding UDP-3-O-(3-hydroxymyristoyl)glucosamine N-acyltransferase, which yields MSSIRLADLAQQLNAQLHGDGDITITGIAPMHSANNQQITFLSDSRYSDKLADCQAAAVVLTAKDLEACKVAALVVDNPYLAYARMAQIMDTTPSPAEDIHASAVIADDAKLGKNVAIGANAVIESGVELGDNVVIGAGCFVGKNTRIGTGTRLWANVSVYHNVEIGEHCLVQSGTVIGSDGFGYANDRGNWIKIPQLGTVIIGDRVEIGASTTIDRGALDNTVIGNGVIIDNQCQIAHNVIIGDNTAVAGGVIMAGSLKIGRYCMIGGASVINGHMEICDKVTVTGMGMVMRPITEPGVYSSGIPLQPNKTWRKTAALVLNINEINKRLKHVERELDSQNQKKQ from the coding sequence ATGTCTTCAATTCGATTGGCTGACCTTGCTCAGCAGTTGAATGCGCAATTACACGGTGATGGTGATATTACCATCACCGGTATTGCTCCAATGCATTCAGCGAATAATCAACAGATTACTTTTCTATCTGACAGCCGTTATAGTGACAAATTGGCAGATTGCCAAGCTGCAGCGGTGGTTCTCACAGCAAAAGATCTTGAAGCATGCAAAGTGGCTGCTCTGGTAGTGGATAACCCATACCTTGCTTATGCACGCATGGCTCAAATTATGGATACAACGCCAAGCCCAGCTGAAGATATCCATGCATCAGCGGTAATTGCTGATGATGCAAAACTTGGTAAGAATGTCGCAATTGGCGCAAATGCCGTTATCGAAAGTGGTGTTGAGCTTGGCGATAATGTGGTGATTGGCGCAGGTTGTTTTGTGGGCAAAAATACGCGTATTGGTACAGGAACCCGTTTGTGGGCGAATGTCAGCGTATACCACAATGTTGAGATTGGCGAACACTGTTTAGTTCAATCTGGCACAGTCATTGGCTCTGATGGTTTCGGCTATGCGAATGATCGTGGTAATTGGATCAAAATTCCTCAATTAGGCACAGTGATCATCGGCGATCGTGTTGAGATCGGTGCGAGTACAACCATTGACCGAGGTGCTTTAGATAACACAGTAATTGGCAATGGGGTTATTATCGATAACCAGTGCCAAATTGCACACAATGTCATAATTGGTGATAATACCGCAGTTGCTGGTGGTGTTATCATGGCTGGTAGTTTAAAAATCGGCCGTTACTGTATGATTGGTGGTGCCAGTGTCATCAATGGCCATATGGAAATTTGCGATAAGGTCACAGTAACAGGAATGGGGATGGTCATGAGACCTATCACTGAACCAGGAGTATATTCTTCAGGGATTCCTTTACAGCCTAATAAAACTTGGCGTAAAACAGCTGCTTTAGTCTTAAATATCAATGAGATAAATAAGCGACTGAAACATGTTGAGCGTGAATTAGATAGCCAAAATCAAAAAAAACAGTAA
- the lpxB gene encoding lipid-A-disaccharide synthase, with the protein MNNSRPLTIGLVAGETSGDILGAGLIRALKEQIPDARFVGVAGPLMQAEGCEAWYEMEELAVMGIVEVLGRLPRLLSIRKDLTQRFTELQPDVFVGIDAPDFNITLEGRLKSKGIKTIHYVSPSVWAWRQKRVFKIGRSTNLVLAFLPFEKAFYDRFNVPCRFIGHTMADAIPLHPDKQAARHRLNIPEHVKCLALLPGSRHSEVEMLSADFLNTAKILQRNIPDLHIVVPLVNEKRRQQFDEIKQNTTPELQIHTLDGQARDAMIAADATLLASGTAALECMLTKCPMVVGYRMKPFTFWLAKRLVKTPYVSLPNLLAGKEIVKELLQEDCQPDKLAQQLLPLLEGGERVENLKETFLQLHQLIRCDADKQAAEAVLDMVKN; encoded by the coding sequence GTGAATAATAGCCGCCCACTTACTATTGGCCTTGTTGCCGGAGAAACATCTGGTGATATTCTCGGTGCAGGGCTTATCCGTGCACTTAAAGAGCAAATACCAGATGCTCGCTTTGTTGGTGTTGCTGGTCCTTTAATGCAAGCCGAAGGTTGTGAAGCTTGGTATGAAATGGAAGAGCTTGCCGTCATGGGTATCGTTGAAGTCCTCGGCCGCCTACCTCGGTTATTATCCATCCGTAAGGATCTAACCCAGCGTTTTACCGAATTACAGCCAGATGTTTTTGTTGGAATTGATGCCCCTGATTTTAATATTACCCTTGAGGGGCGCTTAAAATCGAAAGGGATTAAAACCATTCATTATGTTAGCCCATCAGTTTGGGCATGGCGTCAAAAACGGGTATTTAAAATCGGTCGTTCAACGAATTTAGTATTAGCTTTCTTACCTTTTGAAAAAGCCTTTTATGATCGTTTTAATGTTCCTTGCCGTTTTATCGGGCACACAATGGCGGATGCCATTCCATTACACCCTGATAAACAAGCCGCTCGACATCGGCTGAATATTCCTGAGCATGTTAAATGTTTAGCCTTACTGCCAGGAAGTCGTCATTCAGAAGTCGAAATGCTAAGCGCAGATTTTCTCAATACAGCGAAAATATTACAGCGTAATATCCCGGATTTACATATTGTGGTGCCGTTGGTGAATGAAAAACGCCGCCAGCAGTTTGATGAGATAAAGCAAAATACTACGCCTGAACTGCAAATTCATACTTTAGATGGCCAAGCTCGTGATGCAATGATTGCAGCAGATGCGACTTTATTAGCATCAGGAACGGCAGCACTTGAATGTATGCTAACAAAATGCCCAATGGTGGTGGGGTATCGTATGAAACCTTTCACCTTCTGGTTGGCAAAACGGTTAGTGAAAACGCCGTATGTTTCTTTGCCTAATTTGTTAGCAGGAAAAGAGATTGTCAAAGAGTTACTACAAGAGGATTGCCAGCCTGATAAACTCGCACAGCAGTTGCTTCCACTCCTAGAGGGTGGCGAGCGGGTTGAAAACCTGAAAGAAACTTTTTTACAATTACATCAGCTTATTCGTTGTGACGCAGATAAACAAGCTGCTGAAGCTGTATTAGATATGGTCAAAAATTAA